From the genome of Desulfobotulus pelophilus, one region includes:
- the hisD gene encoding histidinol dehydrogenase: MEMLQYPSAEAEAKLQAIVTRGLGETEEMTAQVGRILEDVRTRGDEAVLEYTRRFDAPDLAAHDLCVAEAEIDAAEKMVSPAFMKALNRAVEQIRSFHQRQVQNSWIDTPRDGVMLGQLVKPVDVAGVYVPGATGGMTPLVSSVLMGGIPARIAGVKKVVMTTPPMADGSVNPHLLVAARKVGIDTVIRAGSAWGIAAMAWGTGQVPRVDVIVGPGNIWVTLAKKLVSGMVGIDMIAGPSEILVISDGTAPAAYAAADLLSQAEHDTMASAILVTKNAAFAEEVMAELAKQLEHLPRKEIARVSLRDFGAVLVVDTMEQAFEVSNRLAPEHLELLMEEPLSWIGKVRNAGAIFCGTHTPEPMGDYMAGPNHVLPTAGTARFASALGVDHFVKKSSLISYTKEAFIKEAEDVMHLAGIEGLEAHAHSVRVRLS, encoded by the coding sequence ATGGAAATGCTGCAATACCCTTCGGCCGAAGCCGAAGCAAAACTTCAGGCTATTGTGACCAGAGGCCTTGGAGAAACGGAAGAGATGACAGCCCAGGTGGGCCGGATTCTTGAGGATGTTCGTACCAGAGGGGATGAGGCGGTACTGGAGTATACACGCCGTTTTGATGCCCCGGATCTGGCAGCCCATGATCTCTGCGTAGCAGAGGCGGAAATCGACGCCGCAGAAAAGATGGTCAGCCCTGCTTTTATGAAAGCTCTGAACAGGGCTGTGGAGCAGATTCGTTCCTTTCACCAGAGACAGGTACAGAATTCATGGATTGATACCCCCAGAGACGGTGTGATGCTCGGTCAGCTTGTGAAGCCTGTGGATGTGGCAGGCGTATATGTACCCGGAGCCACTGGTGGCATGACGCCTCTGGTTTCTTCCGTACTGATGGGAGGCATTCCCGCGCGGATTGCCGGTGTAAAAAAAGTGGTCATGACCACTCCGCCCATGGCCGATGGATCCGTCAATCCCCATCTTCTGGTGGCTGCCCGTAAAGTGGGTATTGATACGGTGATCCGGGCAGGAAGCGCCTGGGGCATTGCTGCCATGGCCTGGGGAACTGGACAGGTTCCAAGGGTGGATGTGATTGTGGGGCCGGGGAATATCTGGGTGACCCTTGCCAAGAAGCTGGTTTCCGGCATGGTGGGGATTGACATGATTGCCGGACCTTCGGAAATTCTTGTGATCAGTGATGGAACGGCACCTGCTGCCTATGCCGCTGCCGATCTTCTTTCTCAGGCGGAGCATGACACCATGGCTTCGGCCATTCTGGTGACAAAGAACGCTGCCTTTGCTGAAGAAGTGATGGCCGAACTTGCAAAACAGCTGGAACACCTCCCCAGAAAAGAGATTGCCCGGGTATCCCTCCGGGATTTCGGGGCGGTTCTTGTGGTGGATACCATGGAACAGGCCTTTGAGGTTTCCAATCGTTTGGCACCGGAGCATCTGGAGCTGCTGATGGAGGAGCCCCTTTCCTGGATAGGAAAGGTGCGCAATGCCGGAGCCATTTTCTGTGGCACCCACACCCCCGAACCCATGGGAGATTATATGGCAGGGCCCAATCACGTGCTTCCTACGGCAGGAACGGCACGGTTTGCATCGGCTCTGGGTGTGGATCATTTTGTGAAAAAATCCAGTCTCATTTCCTACACGAAAGAGGCTTTTATCAAAGAAGCAGAGGATGTAATGCACCTTGCGGGTATAGAAGGGCTTGAGGCCCATGCCCATTCCGTTCGTGTCCGCCTGTCCTGA
- the serC gene encoding 3-phosphoserine/phosphohydroxythreonine transaminase, translating into MTERIHNFNPGPAALPLSVLEKVQAEMLNFRDSGMSILEISHRSDLFGEVLASARNRARRLFNLPDNYRVLFIQGGASLQFAMAPMNFLGTGDRADYINTGTWATKAFEQATLLGKNVRYAASSEDQSFSCIPTKADIDTGARYVHITSNNTIRGTQWRTYPDTGGIPLVCDMCSDMLSRPVPVEKFGLIYAGAQKNLGPAGLTLVIIREDMLLWNPDAVMPTLMRYKTYSDHYSMYNTPPCFGIYVAEKVMAWLEEDIGGLEAMASLNAAKAERLYGALDATDFYQGTAAEADRSLMNVTFRLRHRDLEAIFIKEALAAGLGGLKGHKSVGGCRASLYNATGMDAVESLVAFMKNFEKRMG; encoded by the coding sequence ATGACCGAGCGTATCCATAACTTCAATCCCGGCCCCGCCGCCCTTCCCCTTTCCGTGCTGGAAAAAGTGCAGGCAGAAATGCTGAATTTCAGGGATTCCGGAATGTCCATTCTGGAAATCAGCCACCGCTCCGACCTCTTCGGAGAAGTGCTGGCCAGTGCCCGAAACCGTGCCAGAAGACTTTTCAACCTTCCGGACAACTACCGGGTACTGTTCATTCAGGGAGGAGCCAGCCTGCAGTTTGCCATGGCTCCCATGAATTTTCTGGGTACCGGAGACAGGGCCGATTACATCAATACCGGTACATGGGCCACCAAGGCCTTTGAGCAGGCAACGCTTTTAGGTAAAAACGTACGCTATGCCGCCTCTTCCGAAGACCAGTCGTTTTCCTGTATCCCCACAAAGGCGGACATTGACACCGGTGCCCGCTATGTGCACATCACCTCCAACAACACCATACGGGGAACGCAGTGGCGGACCTACCCGGACACAGGCGGCATTCCTCTGGTCTGTGACATGTGCTCCGATATGCTCAGCAGGCCCGTTCCCGTAGAAAAATTTGGCCTCATCTATGCCGGAGCCCAAAAAAATCTGGGGCCTGCAGGGCTGACACTGGTCATCATTCGTGAGGACATGCTGCTCTGGAACCCCGATGCTGTCATGCCCACTCTGATGCGCTACAAAACCTATTCGGATCACTATTCCATGTACAATACCCCACCCTGCTTCGGTATCTATGTGGCAGAAAAAGTCATGGCATGGCTGGAAGAAGACATAGGAGGACTGGAAGCCATGGCTTCCCTGAATGCAGCCAAGGCAGAGCGGCTTTACGGGGCTCTGGATGCCACAGACTTCTATCAGGGAACAGCGGCAGAGGCAGACCGGTCTCTCATGAATGTAACCTTCCGGCTCCGCCATAGGGATCTCGAAGCCATCTTTATCAAAGAAGCACTGGCCGCAGGCTTAGGAGGCCTCAAGGGACATAAGAGCGTGGGGGGATGCCGGGCTTCCCTCTACAATGCCACGGGCATGGATGCCGTGGAAAGCCTTGTGGCTTTTATGAAAAACTTTGAAAAAAGAATGGGATAA
- a CDS encoding flagellin produces MTLRISSHGTAMSGASQLARLQQGLASSLSRMGSGLQIEKAADDPAGLTLSNHLFSQARGFGQAMRNASDAVSLAQVAEGGLAGIGATLHGIREKVLQAGSAGQSPESRVAIQSDIRAAVRAVDDIAANTRFTNQPLLSGAFTDQAFQVGIRPGETVRFSIGAVNSENLGHPDLGFLADIDVRSAEGTEKAIAVVEAAMGQVNDSRASLGSTYRQLESSVRSTAAARVQSMASASSMRDVDFAAESMNMNRMKNLMHASLFAQVQGGANRENVLSLLMPGVG; encoded by the coding sequence ATGACTCTCCGTATCAGCTCCCATGGAACAGCCATGTCTGGAGCCAGCCAGCTGGCAAGGTTGCAGCAGGGTTTGGCTTCCTCCCTTTCCCGCATGGGGTCCGGGCTTCAGATTGAGAAAGCCGCCGATGATCCTGCCGGGCTGACCCTGAGTAATCATCTGTTTTCTCAGGCCAGAGGTTTCGGGCAGGCCATGCGCAATGCCAGTGATGCCGTGAGCCTGGCCCAGGTAGCAGAGGGTGGGCTTGCTGGCATAGGTGCTACCCTGCACGGTATCCGTGAAAAGGTGCTGCAGGCGGGCAGTGCCGGTCAGTCTCCGGAGAGTCGGGTTGCCATCCAGTCCGATATCCGTGCTGCCGTCCGTGCAGTGGATGATATAGCCGCCAACACCCGGTTTACCAACCAGCCGCTGCTTTCCGGTGCTTTTACGGATCAGGCTTTTCAGGTGGGTATCCGCCCGGGAGAAACGGTTCGTTTTTCCATTGGAGCGGTAAACTCAGAAAACCTGGGACATCCGGATCTGGGTTTTCTTGCTGATATTGATGTGCGGTCAGCGGAAGGCACGGAAAAGGCCATTGCCGTTGTGGAAGCTGCCATGGGGCAGGTGAATGACAGCCGTGCCAGTCTGGGTTCCACCTACCGCCAGCTGGAGAGCAGCGTACGCAGTACAGCAGCAGCAAGGGTGCAAAGCATGGCGTCTGCTTCTTCCATGCGGGATGTGGACTTTGCTGCCGAGTCCATGAACATGAATCGCATGAAAAATCTCATGCATGCCAGTCTTTTTGCTCAGGTTCAGGGAGGGGCGAATCGGGAGAACGTGCTTTCCCTTCTCATGCCGGGTGTGGGGTAG
- a CDS encoding metal-dependent hydrolase, giving the protein MPSVTWYGHSCFAVEWETTTLLIDPFFEGNPTAPVGQETIGKVDCILVTHDHDDHLGDTLAIAARTGASVIAIHDLICHLQGNGLDAHKAMSMNIGGSVEAKGTQIFMVPAIHSAGRGTAAGFVIHLKNAFSFYHAGDTALFSDMALIGRRHNPALAMVPIDGRFNMDPEDAAEACRLLQCRQVIPMHWGTFPILEPDTDRFEAALRKKAPDIQCLSMVPGQTLKL; this is encoded by the coding sequence ATGCCTTCTGTCACATGGTACGGTCATTCCTGTTTTGCTGTTGAATGGGAAACAACAACCCTCCTCATCGATCCTTTTTTTGAAGGAAATCCCACAGCCCCCGTGGGTCAGGAAACCATAGGGAAGGTGGACTGTATTCTGGTCACCCACGACCATGATGACCACCTTGGAGATACCCTTGCCATTGCCGCACGAACCGGTGCGTCGGTCATCGCCATCCATGACCTTATCTGTCATCTTCAGGGAAATGGTCTTGATGCCCACAAGGCCATGAGCATGAACATAGGCGGCTCCGTAGAAGCAAAAGGAACACAGATCTTCATGGTACCTGCCATTCATTCCGCAGGCAGAGGTACTGCTGCGGGCTTTGTGATCCATCTGAAAAATGCCTTTTCCTTCTATCATGCCGGGGACACGGCCCTTTTCAGCGATATGGCCCTTATCGGCAGGCGCCACAACCCTGCTCTGGCCATGGTCCCCATAGACGGACGCTTCAACATGGATCCTGAAGATGCGGCAGAAGCCTGCCGCCTTCTGCAATGCCGCCAGGTGATCCCCATGCACTGGGGCACCTTTCCCATTCTTGAACCGGATACGGATCGTTTTGAGGCAGCACTCAGGAAAAAGGCTCCCGACATCCAGTGCCTTTCCATGGTTCCGGGCCAAACGCTAAAGCTGTAG
- a CDS encoding PAS domain-containing hybrid sensor histidine kinase/response regulator, whose protein sequence is MLSRLPILPILWIFCSLASPWLLPFPALSLELPNNTLLPGSFFNQNHIAQELVQKHGSIMLLVDPATGKIEDANAAAWHFYGYPELLQQNIKTINQLDPEEIEKEMHRAGELRHNFFLFRHRLADGRIRDVEVTSYPVTVGQRTLLFSIVVDVTDRIQAETENRQREKQIRILILTGLLLQSFLFFLLFQSRQKRKNMEERLRAIIDHSPLLISEISAAGRYLLCNNETARTFGLQKEEIIGKYFTELLPEKTAALFMHRLAQIQRTRKAIFVEDRISTAHGDRDYETVLFPLFDSAGNIRSIAGISHNVTEIKHYNREKKALQTQLIDAHRMEAIGMLASGIAHDFNNILFPIMGYAEMLLMHIPPEDPGHAKLSAIHTAALRGRDLTHQILTFARKEHQEPRALKLQPIIKEVLKFIRATIPSSIRIRTYIQNDCRPVKAEPAHIHQILMNLITNAYHAMETAGGDMQIHLKEIYVDRPTHVNPTMAAGNYIRLSVKDTGTGISPQNLDKIFQSFFTTKERGKGTGMGLSVVKDIVEKCGGYIQVESHEGQGSSFHIYLPVTTASNSEETIAPTKKRQGGNEHILLVDDEKAIIKLQETILRSLGYTVTSCTESSQALACFAASPHDFDLVLTDMHMPEMSGDRLAQAILAIRPRTPILISTGFSENLTEEKLSALGIRGLLTKPVTAGDLAAKIRQVLDAA, encoded by the coding sequence ATGCTATCCAGGCTCCCCATTCTTCCCATACTCTGGATATTCTGCTCCCTGGCGTCCCCATGGCTTCTGCCCTTTCCCGCCCTTTCTCTGGAACTGCCGAACAACACCCTGCTTCCGGGCTCCTTTTTCAATCAGAACCATATAGCCCAGGAACTGGTCCAGAAACACGGCAGTATCATGCTGCTGGTTGATCCGGCCACAGGCAAGATAGAAGATGCCAATGCAGCAGCCTGGCATTTCTACGGTTATCCGGAGCTCCTGCAACAAAACATCAAAACCATCAATCAGCTTGACCCGGAAGAAATCGAAAAGGAAATGCACAGAGCCGGAGAGCTCCGTCATAATTTTTTTCTTTTCCGGCATCGTCTTGCAGATGGCCGTATCCGTGATGTGGAAGTTACCTCCTATCCTGTGACAGTGGGCCAGCGTACCCTTCTCTTTTCCATTGTTGTGGATGTAACAGACCGCATACAGGCAGAAACAGAAAACCGACAGCGGGAAAAACAGATACGCATACTGATTCTCACAGGGCTTCTTCTGCAATCCTTTCTGTTTTTTCTTCTCTTTCAAAGTCGCCAGAAACGAAAAAACATGGAGGAACGTCTACGGGCCATCATTGATCACAGCCCCCTCCTCATATCCGAAATAAGTGCAGCAGGCCGTTATCTTCTCTGCAACAACGAAACAGCCCGCACCTTCGGCTTACAAAAAGAAGAAATCATTGGCAAATATTTTACGGAATTACTCCCGGAAAAAACAGCCGCCCTCTTCATGCATCGCCTGGCGCAAATCCAGCGCACCCGAAAAGCCATTTTCGTAGAAGACCGGATATCTACGGCCCATGGAGACCGCGATTATGAAACCGTACTTTTTCCCCTTTTTGACTCGGCGGGAAACATCCGTTCCATTGCAGGAATTTCCCATAATGTCACGGAAATCAAACACTATAACCGGGAAAAAAAGGCCCTGCAGACCCAGCTCATAGATGCTCACCGCATGGAAGCCATTGGCATGCTGGCAAGTGGAATTGCCCACGATTTTAACAATATTCTATTCCCCATCATGGGCTATGCGGAAATGCTGCTCATGCATATACCACCGGAAGATCCAGGCCATGCCAAACTCAGTGCCATTCATACGGCCGCCCTGCGGGGCAGAGACCTCACCCATCAGATTCTCACCTTTGCCAGAAAAGAGCATCAGGAACCCCGGGCATTGAAACTGCAACCCATCATCAAAGAGGTACTGAAATTCATAAGAGCTACCATTCCCAGCTCTATCCGCATCCGGACCTATATCCAGAATGACTGCCGCCCCGTAAAAGCAGAGCCTGCCCATATCCACCAGATCCTGATGAATCTTATTACCAATGCCTACCATGCCATGGAAACGGCAGGCGGTGACATGCAGATTCACCTGAAGGAAATTTATGTGGACAGACCCACGCATGTGAACCCGACCATGGCCGCAGGGAATTATATAAGATTAAGCGTAAAGGATACCGGTACCGGAATTTCCCCCCAGAACCTTGATAAAATTTTTCAGTCCTTTTTCACAACCAAAGAAAGGGGGAAGGGAACCGGCATGGGGCTTTCCGTTGTCAAGGATATAGTGGAAAAATGCGGAGGGTATATACAGGTGGAAAGCCATGAAGGGCAAGGCTCTTCCTTTCACATCTATCTGCCCGTAACCACCGCGTCCAATTCTGAAGAAACCATTGCGCCCACAAAAAAACGGCAAGGCGGCAATGAGCATATTCTTCTGGTGGATGATGAAAAAGCCATTATCAAACTTCAGGAAACCATACTGCGTTCTTTGGGGTACACAGTCACTTCCTGCACGGAAAGCAGTCAGGCACTGGCCTGTTTTGCAGCCAGCCCCCATGATTTTGACCTTGTCCTGACAGATATGCACATGCCGGAGATGTCGGGAGATCGCCTTGCACAAGCCATTCTGGCCATCCGTCCCCGGACCCCCATCCTTATCTCCACCGGCTTCAGTGAAAACCTTACGGAAGAAAAATTGTCGGCACTGGGTATCCGTGGGCTCCTCACCAAGCCCGTAACAGCAGGTGATCTAGCGGCAAAAATCCGTCAGGTTCTTGATGCAGCCTGA